The Gemmatimonadota bacterium genome has a segment encoding these proteins:
- a CDS encoding ABC transporter permease — MRAATRAPDRLAWLSPAVVVALLGTWEAGVRWGGVSPLLTPAPSTIIRELLALLANGVMLTNLSATLLRLTIGLLLGAGVGVALGLAMGWWPTLRRAIDPIVAGIHPIPKIALFPILIVLLGIGEESKIAAIAIGAFFPSLINTMAGVQAISPVQLDLARNYGAGTRAMFFRILLPGSLPLVLTGLRISANVAFLSAIGVEMISAHTGLGSLLWLSWQVFRIEQLYATLIVVALVGMALTLAIRTLTHRWAPWLTDSGVGI; from the coding sequence AGAGCGGCCACGCGCGCCCCCGATCGGCTGGCCTGGCTTTCCCCGGCCGTGGTCGTGGCACTCCTCGGCACATGGGAAGCCGGCGTCCGGTGGGGCGGTGTCTCGCCGTTGCTCACCCCGGCCCCGAGCACCATCATCCGTGAGCTGCTGGCGCTGCTGGCGAACGGGGTCATGCTCACCAATCTGAGCGCGACGCTGCTCCGGCTGACCATCGGCCTGCTCCTCGGCGCTGGTGTCGGCGTGGCGCTCGGCCTCGCGATGGGGTGGTGGCCGACACTTCGCCGAGCGATCGATCCGATCGTGGCGGGGATTCACCCGATTCCGAAGATCGCCCTCTTCCCGATCCTGATCGTCCTCCTCGGCATCGGCGAAGAGTCGAAGATCGCGGCAATCGCCATCGGCGCGTTCTTCCCGAGCCTCATCAACACGATGGCCGGTGTGCAGGCGATCAGTCCGGTGCAACTCGACCTGGCCCGCAACTACGGCGCCGGAACTCGGGCAATGTTCTTTCGCATCCTCCTCCCGGGCAGCCTGCCGCTGGTCCTCACCGGCCTGCGCATCTCGGCCAACGTGGCGTTTCTCTCAGCCATCGGCGTGGAGATGATTTCCGCGCACACCGGCCTCGGCTCATTGCTGTGGCTCTCATGGCAGGTCTTCCGGATCGAACAGCTCTACGCGACCCTGATCGTGGTGGCGCTGGTCGGCATGGCGCTCACACTGGCCATCCGCACCCTGACGCATCGCTGGGCGCCGTGGCTGACCGACTCGGGCGTCGGCATCTGA